One window of the Dreissena polymorpha isolate Duluth1 chromosome 5, UMN_Dpol_1.0, whole genome shotgun sequence genome contains the following:
- the LOC127881969 gene encoding uncharacterized protein LOC127881969 has protein sequence MIRGLLIVGYLLGGEVFCAEPACINYTPNRFEYEKGVLEKLIYLDNFKTDATARISSLERQSQGASTPSPLTPRSSSTYVHWGMKTCPNVTTTIMVYSGQAAGGNHRHTGSGEYICLPNDPEYENYNNINDDPRSLMYGAEYETHTNPPA, from the exons ATGATTAGAGGACTTCTTATTGTGGGGTACCTGCTGGGCGGCGAAGTGTTCTGTGCAGAACCAGCGTGTATAAACTATACACCAAACCGGTTTGAATACGAGAAAGGTGTTCTCGAGAAACTGATTTATCTGGATAATTTCAAAACCGATGCAACTGCAAGGATTTCTTCTTTGGAAAGGCAATCCcaag GTGCATCAACGCCTTCTCCGCTGACACCACGTAGTTCGTCAACGTACGTTCACTGGGGCATGAAGACTTGCCCGAATGTGACAACTACGATAATGGTATATAGCGGACAAGCAGCCGGTGGAAATCATCGACACACAGGCTCTGGTGAATACATCTGCTTGCCAAACGACCCTGAGTATGAAAATTACAATAACATCAATGATGATCCTAGATCACTGATGTATGGGGCTGAGTACGAAACTCACACAAATCCTCCAGCTTAA
- the LOC127831466 gene encoding short-chain collagen C4-like encodes MYLDTNAALNSTVRKQNGFTYVRWGRKTCPNITTTSLVYTGQAASGHFRHPGSAEYLCLPNDPQFDNPDNTEHGARSLIYGSEYETPTSAFTTLNSMEVPCALCLSRGKTTVMIPARTSCYSGWTLEYRGYLMSSEHSHPGKNYVCMDINAEALDASYGNLDETLFYLVEGRCSALKCPPYVNGQELTCAVCSITL; translated from the coding sequence ATGTATTTAGATACCAATGCGGCGTTAAATTCAACAGTACGGAAACAAAATGGTTTCACGTATGTTCGTTGGGGAAGAAAAACGTGCCCAAACATCACGACGACATCGCTGGTGTACACCGGTCAGGCCGCCAGTGGTCATTTCAGGCATCCCGGCTCTGCGGAGTATCTCTGTCTCCCCAACGATCCACAATTTGACAACCCGGATAATACGGAACATGGAGCACGGTCCCTAATTTATGGCTCAGAGTATGAAACACCGACTTCAGCGTTTACGACTCTCAATAGCATGGAGGTACCATGCGCCCTCTGTTTGTCTCGCGGCAAAACCACCGTCATGATTCCAGCAAGAACTTCCTGCTACAGTGGATGGACGCTGGAGTATCGAGGTTATCTTATGTCGTCGGAACATTCCCACCCTGGAAAAAACTACGTTTGTATGGACATAAACGCCGAGGCACTTGACGCGAGTTATGGAAATCTCGATGAGACTCTGTTTTATTTAGTCGAGGGACGGTGTAGTGCTCTGAAGTGCCCCCCGTATGTAAATGGACAGGAACTAACTTGTGCCGTGTGTTCAATTACGTTGTAA